The Thermoflexus hugenholtzii JAD2 genome has a window encoding:
- a CDS encoding GNAT family N-acetyltransferase, producing MEGWILRPARPEDGPIIRRMIREARLNPFGLHIPRFWVAEVQGRVVGAVQIRPHRDGSRELASLVVDPAWRGRGIGSALVRAQLARAREPLVLICRPELEPFYARFGFRRLRPEEMPPFFRWVHRIARWLGRPLRIMGWDPTEAVEEPPEG from the coding sequence ATGGAGGGCTGGATCCTACGCCCGGCCCGGCCGGAAGACGGGCCTATCATCCGACGGATGATCCGGGAGGCCCGGCTGAACCCCTTCGGGCTTCACATCCCCCGTTTCTGGGTGGCCGAGGTGCAGGGACGGGTGGTGGGGGCTGTTCAGATCCGCCCGCATCGGGATGGCAGCCGGGAGCTGGCCTCCCTGGTGGTGGATCCCGCGTGGCGGGGCCGGGGCATCGGCAGCGCCCTGGTCCGGGCGCAACTGGCTCGAGCCCGGGAGCCCCTGGTGCTGATCTGCCGGCCGGAGCTGGAGCCGTTTTACGCCCGGTTTGGCTTTCGAAGGCTCAGGCCGGAGGAGATGCCGCCCTTCTTCCGCTGGGTGCATCGGATCGCCCGATGGCTGGGCCGGCCCCTTCGGATCATGGGCTGGGATCCGACAGAGGCCGTCGAGGAACCTCCGGAGGGTTGA
- the rlmB gene encoding 23S rRNA (guanosine(2251)-2'-O)-methyltransferase RlmB, which produces MKERSGELFQREFLYGRRAVHEALRAGRRRIYRLLLAEGLQPRPILEELIALAEAQGVPVLRVPRARLDAVADGHQGVVAEVDPYPYVDLEQAWAESARRPDPPFWLALDCLQDPQNFGTLLRTAEAVGVHAVLFPEHRSARVTPAVVNASAGAVEHLRVVQVTNLARALEQLKARGVWVVGLQQDPRAIRYDQADLSGPIALVVGNEESGIRPLVRRTCDFLIYLPMRGRVASLNAAAAGAIALYEIARRRGFP; this is translated from the coding sequence ATGAAGGAGCGGTCCGGGGAGCTCTTCCAGCGGGAGTTCCTGTATGGCCGCCGCGCGGTCCACGAGGCCCTGCGGGCCGGGCGGCGGCGGATTTACCGGCTGCTCCTGGCCGAAGGCCTCCAGCCCCGGCCGATCCTGGAGGAGCTGATCGCCCTGGCCGAGGCCCAGGGCGTCCCGGTGCTGCGCGTCCCCCGGGCGCGGCTGGACGCCGTGGCGGACGGCCACCAGGGGGTGGTCGCCGAGGTGGATCCTTATCCTTATGTGGATCTGGAACAGGCCTGGGCGGAAAGCGCCCGCCGTCCGGATCCGCCCTTCTGGCTGGCGCTGGATTGCCTGCAGGACCCTCAGAACTTCGGGACCCTGTTGCGGACGGCGGAGGCGGTGGGGGTGCACGCTGTGCTGTTCCCAGAGCATCGCAGCGCCCGGGTGACGCCGGCGGTGGTCAACGCCTCGGCCGGCGCGGTGGAGCACCTCCGGGTGGTCCAGGTCACCAACCTGGCCCGGGCCCTGGAGCAGCTCAAGGCCCGCGGCGTGTGGGTGGTGGGCCTGCAACAGGATCCCCGAGCGATCCGTTACGATCAGGCGGACCTCAGTGGGCCCATCGCCCTGGTGGTGGGCAACGAGGAATCCGGCATCCGTCCGCTGGTGCGACGGACGTGCGATTTCCTAATCTATCTCCCCATGCGAGGACGGGTCGCTTCCCTCAACGCCGCGGCCGCCGGCGCCATCGCCCTCTATGAGATCGCCCGACGCCGGGGCTTCCCCTAA
- the rsmA gene encoding 16S rRNA (adenine(1518)-N(6)/adenine(1519)-N(6))-dimethyltransferase RsmA has protein sequence MPPPPPMPWPRYLKAHGLYPRKELGQHFLIEESFLARIVEAAELEAGEWALEIGAGPGILTRHLALRAAHVVAVEVDTRFLPLLQEILAPYSNITVIPGDILALDPGALVQGHPYRVIGNIPYYITSAILRHVMEASPRPRRVVLTVQHEVARRITAGPGAMSLLAVSVQVYGRPRVVARIPAGAFWPRPKVDSAVVVIDPYERPAVDLGDPDWFFEVVRAGFQQRRKQLHNALSHGLGLPDPVVREALTRAGIDPARRAETLSLEEWAALSAALRPLRHATG, from the coding sequence ATGCCTCCTCCGCCTCCGATGCCCTGGCCCCGCTATCTGAAAGCCCACGGCCTGTATCCTCGCAAGGAGCTGGGCCAGCATTTTCTCATCGAGGAGTCTTTCCTGGCCCGTATCGTCGAGGCGGCGGAGCTGGAGGCCGGGGAGTGGGCGCTGGAGATCGGGGCGGGCCCCGGCATCCTCACCCGGCATCTGGCCCTTCGGGCCGCTCACGTGGTGGCGGTGGAGGTCGACACTCGCTTCCTCCCGCTCCTGCAGGAGATCCTGGCCCCTTACTCCAACATCACCGTCATCCCAGGGGATATCCTGGCCCTGGATCCGGGGGCGCTGGTGCAGGGCCACCCCTATCGGGTGATCGGGAACATCCCTTACTACATCACATCGGCGATCCTGCGCCACGTGATGGAAGCCTCCCCCCGTCCCCGCCGGGTGGTGCTCACCGTTCAGCACGAGGTGGCCCGGCGGATCACGGCCGGGCCGGGCGCGATGAGCCTGCTGGCGGTGAGCGTGCAGGTGTATGGGCGTCCCCGCGTGGTGGCGCGCATCCCGGCGGGGGCTTTCTGGCCCCGCCCGAAGGTGGATTCCGCCGTCGTGGTGATCGATCCCTACGAGCGGCCGGCGGTGGACCTCGGGGATCCGGACTGGTTCTTCGAGGTGGTCCGGGCAGGGTTCCAGCAGCGCCGCAAGCAGCTCCACAACGCCCTATCCCACGGCCTGGGGCTTCCGGATCCCGTCGTGCGGGAGGCGCTGACCCGGGCGGGTATCGACCCCGCCCGCCGGGCGGAGACCCTCTCCCTGGAGGAGTGGGCGGCCCTCAGCGCGGCCCTCCGTCCCCTCCGTCATGCGACCGGATGA
- a CDS encoding DUF4179 domain-containing protein: MEERKGFPMDSEPEAPLQEALDRIARSRVREDVDLWPALQARLFTTPARRIRFGGRRAWAWGLAGLALVLALAGMAWARYLWEAFPFIGPLERAGKARPLAQSQRQDGITVTLERAYVDANRVLIGYRVRGLPESADTVWLPEFTLEDTAGHPLPPLIRTSLAGASEGSGLPLLPGEMAGVIEFDPWALPDWPARLPETLALRMQVTLRALPTVASAPGLLRVEIAPEAGPAGGASETSALPPPALPTPRAVHTFQFDVTVPVVREAIVYGPQTATARGLTLALERWVETPSGTRARVCFRPPDPRLRWTLAAEQKFKESEATAEGERSSQTTQIGVASLIQLTITPNEGHVCQDLFFDLSSSGRTRPRPTALYVLELVGFPQSGTPEPVRWPGPWVFPLPLEDR; this comes from the coding sequence TCCGGGAGGATGTGGATCTGTGGCCGGCCCTTCAGGCCCGGCTGTTCACGACTCCGGCGCGGCGGATCCGATTCGGAGGACGCCGGGCCTGGGCGTGGGGGCTGGCCGGGCTGGCCCTGGTGCTGGCCCTGGCGGGGATGGCCTGGGCCCGCTATCTCTGGGAGGCTTTCCCTTTCATCGGCCCTCTGGAGCGCGCTGGGAAAGCCCGCCCGCTGGCCCAGAGCCAGCGCCAGGACGGGATCACCGTGACCTTGGAGCGAGCTTATGTCGACGCCAACCGCGTCCTGATCGGCTATCGGGTGCGAGGACTTCCCGAGTCCGCAGATACCGTGTGGCTTCCAGAGTTCACATTAGAGGACACCGCCGGGCACCCTCTGCCCCCCCTGATCAGGACCAGCCTGGCGGGGGCTTCGGAGGGCTCAGGCCTTCCGCTCCTCCCGGGGGAGATGGCCGGGGTGATCGAGTTCGATCCCTGGGCGCTGCCCGACTGGCCCGCCCGGCTCCCGGAGACCCTCGCCCTCCGGATGCAAGTCACCTTGCGTGCGCTGCCCACCGTGGCCTCCGCCCCCGGGTTGCTGCGCGTCGAGATCGCCCCGGAGGCCGGGCCCGCGGGTGGAGCCTCGGAGACGAGTGCGCTGCCCCCTCCGGCGCTCCCTACCCCCCGGGCGGTGCACACCTTCCAGTTCGACGTGACGGTGCCGGTGGTCCGAGAGGCGATTGTATATGGCCCTCAAACGGCGACGGCGCGGGGCTTAACGCTCGCCCTGGAGCGATGGGTGGAGACGCCGTCGGGGACGCGGGCGCGGGTGTGCTTCCGCCCGCCGGACCCTCGGCTGCGCTGGACCCTCGCGGCAGAGCAGAAGTTCAAAGAAAGCGAGGCCACCGCCGAAGGAGAGCGCTCCTCGCAGACGACGCAGATAGGGGTCGCATCGCTGATCCAGCTCACCATCACACCCAACGAGGGACATGTATGCCAGGATCTCTTCTTCGACCTGTCTTCATCCGGCCGGACGCGCCCCCGCCCGACGGCCCTCTACGTCCTGGAGCTGGTGGGCTTCCCCCAGTCCGGAACGCCGGAGCCGGTCCGCTGGCCGGGCCCGTGGGTCTTCCCGCTTCCTTTGGAGGACCGATAG
- the nosZ gene encoding Sec-dependent nitrous-oxide reductase codes for MHGKAKGVILGVLMALVAACARGRATPVAGLPAEAQTVIRERGLSPEDVVAALRTYMPGGKYDEYVMFSSGGHSGQVLVIGIPSMRLLKVIGVFTPEPWQGYGFGEKGTLEVLAEGFARGKPLLWGDTHHPALSETEGEYDGQFLFINDKANARLAVIDLRDFETKQIVKNPNAISDHGGGFVTPNTEYVVEGPQYAAPIGWEYAPLDQYKDKYRGLLTFWAFDRQKGRVDLDRSFQIELPPYWQDLCDAGKKVSYGWVFCNSINTEMATGGIEEGNPPFEAGTAKNEMDYLHIINWKKAEELIRAGKYEVINGIKVIRLETAAREGVLFFAPEPKSPHGVDVAPGGEYIVVGGKLDPHVTIYSFEKIQKAIAAGNFERDPFGVPVLRFEDVKEAQVELGLGPLHTVFDDKGYAYTSLFLDSAVAKWSLGGPYRKDGAEPWKLVEKLPVHYNIGHIAAPEGDTVSPDGKYVVALNKWSVDRFQPVGPLHPQNFQLIDISGGKMRLLYDMPIGIGEPHYAQIIKADKLKPFLVYPEIGWNAVKMAKDPNATEAGRERVEVREEGGRRVVEIWMTAVRSHFKPERVKVRKGDHVIWHITNIERARDATHGFALGGYNINLSLEPGETATIEFDADQSGTFPFYCTEFCSALHLEMMGYFLVEP; via the coding sequence ATGCATGGGAAAGCGAAGGGGGTGATCCTGGGTGTTCTGATGGCCCTGGTGGCGGCCTGTGCCCGGGGCCGGGCGACCCCGGTGGCGGGCCTGCCGGCGGAAGCGCAGACAGTGATCCGGGAGCGGGGCCTGTCCCCGGAGGACGTGGTCGCCGCGCTGCGGACCTATATGCCAGGGGGCAAATACGATGAATATGTGATGTTCTCCTCCGGCGGGCACTCCGGCCAAGTCCTGGTGATCGGCATCCCCTCCATGCGGCTGCTCAAGGTGATCGGTGTCTTCACGCCGGAGCCCTGGCAGGGCTACGGGTTCGGGGAGAAGGGCACCCTGGAGGTGCTGGCGGAGGGCTTCGCCCGGGGCAAGCCCCTCCTCTGGGGTGACACCCACCATCCGGCCCTCTCCGAGACCGAAGGGGAATACGACGGCCAGTTCCTGTTCATCAACGACAAGGCCAACGCCCGCCTGGCGGTGATCGACCTGCGCGACTTTGAGACCAAGCAGATCGTCAAGAACCCCAACGCCATCTCCGACCACGGCGGCGGCTTCGTCACCCCCAACACCGAATACGTTGTCGAGGGCCCGCAGTATGCAGCCCCCATCGGGTGGGAGTATGCCCCGCTGGATCAATACAAGGACAAATACCGGGGGCTGCTGACCTTCTGGGCCTTCGACCGCCAGAAGGGACGGGTGGATCTGGACCGCTCCTTCCAGATCGAGCTGCCACCCTACTGGCAGGACCTGTGCGATGCGGGCAAGAAGGTCTCTTACGGCTGGGTGTTCTGCAACTCCATCAACACTGAGATGGCCACCGGCGGCATCGAGGAGGGCAATCCGCCCTTCGAGGCCGGCACAGCCAAGAACGAGATGGACTACCTTCACATCATCAACTGGAAGAAGGCCGAGGAGCTGATCCGGGCCGGCAAGTATGAGGTCATCAACGGGATCAAGGTGATCCGTCTGGAGACGGCGGCCCGGGAAGGGGTGCTCTTCTTCGCCCCGGAGCCCAAGAGCCCCCACGGGGTGGACGTGGCGCCGGGCGGCGAATACATCGTGGTGGGCGGCAAGCTGGATCCCCACGTGACGATCTACTCCTTCGAGAAGATCCAGAAGGCCATCGCCGCCGGGAACTTCGAGCGCGACCCCTTCGGGGTGCCGGTGCTGCGGTTCGAGGACGTGAAGGAAGCGCAGGTGGAGCTCGGCCTCGGCCCGCTACATACGGTCTTTGACGACAAAGGCTATGCCTACACCTCCCTGTTCCTGGATAGCGCCGTGGCGAAGTGGTCCCTGGGCGGCCCCTACCGCAAGGACGGCGCGGAGCCTTGGAAACTGGTGGAGAAGCTGCCGGTCCACTACAACATCGGCCACATCGCCGCGCCGGAGGGGGACACGGTCTCGCCGGACGGCAAATACGTGGTGGCCCTCAACAAGTGGTCGGTGGACCGCTTCCAGCCGGTCGGCCCGTTGCACCCGCAGAACTTCCAGCTGATCGACATCAGCGGCGGCAAGATGCGGCTCCTTTACGACATGCCCATCGGCATCGGCGAGCCGCACTACGCTCAGATCATCAAAGCCGACAAGCTCAAGCCGTTCCTGGTCTACCCGGAGATCGGGTGGAACGCGGTGAAGATGGCCAAGGACCCCAACGCCACCGAGGCCGGTCGGGAGCGCGTGGAGGTGCGGGAGGAGGGCGGCCGGCGGGTGGTGGAGATCTGGATGACGGCGGTTCGCAGCCACTTCAAGCCGGAGCGCGTGAAGGTCCGCAAGGGCGATCACGTGATCTGGCACATCACCAACATCGAGCGGGCCCGCGACGCCACCCACGGCTTCGCCCTGGGCGGCTACAACATCAACCTGAGCCTGGAGCCCGGCGAGACCGCCACCATCGAGTTCGACGCCGACCAGAGCGGGACCTTCCCCTTCTACTGCACGGAGTTCTGCTCGGCCCTCCACCTGGAGATGATGGGCTACTTCCTGGTGGAGCCGTGA
- a CDS encoding ubiquitin-like domain-containing protein yields MDRGRLLQSIAWLGLGAFCLWGYWRSQQTVTLLLDDRIISIRTHQRTVAGALREAGVSLRPEDEVSPAPDQEIRPPALIRVRRAQPVWIRVEGRGTEPSRQLRVYTLHWDPEAILRQAGVEREPGDALWVDGQPWPFSAKATDGGAPPREIRIQRAAPLVLRLEDGSRRVILTTAPTVGAALREAGFSLHPADRLIPGPETMLNGGLQVSLFRARPITVEADGRVQVVHTTARTVRDLLWELGLSLHGQDRVIPEEGAALQGGETVQVIRVREDFEIEESPIPFRTVWEPDPNLELDTWVQKAPGRNGLLQRRIRVRYENGQAVAREVVDETVVRPPEPRVWVYGTKIVVRTLETPEGPVEYWRRIRMLATSYSASTAGVHPSASYFGRTRTGLPMQRGIVAVDPRVIRLGWRVYVPGYGIGLAADTGGGIIGRRIDLGYNDEDLVLWYRWVDVYLLTPVPPPESIPYVLPDWPSPPP; encoded by the coding sequence ATGGATCGCGGGAGGCTTCTCCAATCGATCGCCTGGCTTGGGCTGGGCGCGTTCTGCCTCTGGGGTTACTGGCGCTCCCAACAGACAGTAACCCTCCTCCTGGATGATCGGATCATCTCCATTAGAACCCATCAACGAACCGTGGCTGGGGCGCTGCGGGAGGCCGGGGTGTCCTTGCGTCCGGAGGACGAGGTCTCTCCGGCCCCGGATCAGGAGATCCGCCCACCGGCCCTCATCCGGGTCCGCCGGGCCCAGCCGGTGTGGATCCGGGTGGAGGGGAGAGGGACGGAGCCCTCTCGGCAGCTCCGGGTTTACACCCTCCATTGGGATCCGGAGGCCATCCTGCGGCAGGCAGGGGTGGAGCGGGAGCCTGGGGACGCGCTGTGGGTGGATGGCCAGCCCTGGCCCTTCAGCGCGAAGGCAACGGACGGGGGAGCGCCCCCCCGGGAGATCCGCATCCAGCGGGCGGCCCCTCTGGTCCTGCGCCTGGAGGATGGATCCCGCCGGGTGATCCTGACCACTGCGCCCACCGTGGGGGCCGCCCTCCGGGAGGCGGGCTTCTCCCTGCACCCGGCGGATCGTCTGATCCCGGGTCCCGAAACCATGCTGAACGGCGGGCTGCAGGTGAGTCTCTTTCGCGCCCGTCCCATCACCGTGGAGGCCGACGGCCGTGTCCAGGTGGTGCATACCACCGCCCGGACCGTTCGGGATCTGTTGTGGGAGCTCGGGCTCTCCCTGCATGGCCAGGATCGGGTGATCCCGGAGGAAGGGGCGGCCCTGCAAGGCGGAGAGACGGTGCAGGTGATCCGGGTGAGGGAGGACTTTGAGATCGAAGAGAGCCCGATCCCCTTCCGCACGGTCTGGGAGCCGGACCCGAACCTAGAGCTGGACACGTGGGTGCAGAAGGCCCCGGGGCGGAACGGATTGCTGCAGCGACGGATCCGCGTCCGGTATGAGAACGGCCAGGCGGTGGCCCGGGAGGTGGTGGATGAGACGGTGGTCCGGCCACCGGAGCCCCGGGTGTGGGTCTATGGGACGAAGATCGTGGTGCGCACCCTGGAAACCCCGGAGGGCCCGGTGGAATACTGGCGGCGGATCCGGATGCTGGCCACCTCCTACAGCGCCTCCACCGCCGGGGTTCATCCCTCCGCCTCCTACTTCGGGCGGACACGGACCGGGCTGCCCATGCAGCGGGGGATCGTGGCCGTGGACCCGCGGGTCATCCGCCTGGGGTGGCGGGTGTATGTGCCGGGCTATGGGATCGGCCTGGCGGCCGACACCGGCGGGGGGATCATCGGCCGCCGCATCGACCTGGGTTACAACGATGAGGATCTGGTCCTCTGGTATCGATGGGTGGACGTGTATCTGCTGACGCCGGTGCCGCCTCCGGAATCCATCCCCTATGTGTTGCCGGACTGGCCCTCCCCGCCTCCATGA
- a CDS encoding cytochrome C codes for MVERLNAWLREDPFRLPRAFFIGASWLLLLSLLFPYWRMTLQAPQYPGGLRVDVYVTHLAGDVSEVDNLNHYIGMKKLHEAAQVERFLAPLAIGAAALLGEALAFTRRRWAAVLALPAMLFPFIFLADMYYWLYRYGHDLDPNAPLRLPPFTPPLLGTGVVGQFRTVAELQLGFWMALAASFLIALGLHFRRVVRTALERRQAVRLGPLTLVPEGARG; via the coding sequence ATGGTGGAGCGACTGAACGCATGGCTTCGGGAGGATCCTTTCCGGTTGCCCCGCGCGTTCTTCATCGGGGCATCCTGGCTGCTGCTGCTTTCCCTGCTCTTCCCCTACTGGCGCATGACCCTTCAGGCCCCGCAGTATCCCGGGGGGCTTCGGGTGGACGTCTACGTCACCCACCTGGCCGGGGATGTGAGCGAGGTGGACAACCTGAACCATTACATCGGGATGAAGAAGCTCCATGAGGCGGCCCAGGTGGAACGCTTCCTGGCGCCCCTGGCCATCGGCGCGGCGGCCCTCTTGGGCGAGGCCCTGGCCTTCACCCGGCGCCGCTGGGCGGCGGTGCTGGCCCTGCCGGCCATGCTCTTCCCCTTCATTTTCCTGGCCGACATGTATTACTGGCTCTACCGCTACGGTCACGACCTGGACCCGAACGCCCCGCTGCGGCTGCCGCCCTTCACGCCACCGCTGCTGGGCACCGGCGTCGTGGGCCAGTTCCGCACCGTGGCGGAGCTCCAGCTCGGGTTCTGGATGGCCCTCGCGGCCTCCTTCCTGATCGCCCTGGGCCTGCACTTCCGCCGGGTGGTGCGGACCGCCCTGGAACGCCGTCAGGCCGTGCGTCTCGGCCCTCTCACCCTGGTCCCGGAAGGAGCCCGTGGATGA